A stretch of DNA from Planococcus antarcticus DSM 14505:
TGATGCCCCATATATTGAAAGGCTCAAGTGCCATTGGCCAATCCCATACAGGGACTGGAAAAACACATAGTTTCATAATCCCGATTGTTGAACGCATCGACGTTAGCAAACAAGAAGTGCAGGCGGTAATCGCAGCACCGACGCGTGAACTTGGAACACAGATTTATAATGAGTTGCAAAAACTGGTTGTTGGATCTGGCATTGAAGTGAAATCGTTTATCGGTGGAACAGACAAGCAGCGTTCAATCAATAAATTGAAAACACAGCCGCATATCGTAATCGGGACACCGGGTCGTTTAAGAGACCTTGTTAAAGAAAATGCTTTATTGGTACACACAGGGAAAATTCTTGTGGTAGATGAAGCTGATTTGGCTTTCGACTTAGGTTTTATTGAAGAAATCGACCAAGTAGCTGGCAAAATGCAAGACAAATTGGAGATGTATGTCTTTTCAGCGACTATTCCTGAAAAATTAAAACCTTTCCTGAAAAAGTACATGGAATCACCAGTGCATGTGAAAATCGGGGATAAACGCCCAACTGCAGATGGCCTGGACTTTTACCTTGTACCAGTCCGCAGTAAAAAGAAAATGGAGCGCCTGCAGGATGTTATGAAAGTCATCAATCCCTATTTGGCAATTATTTTCGTCAATACCCGCACGAATGCCGATTATGTCGCTGACCAATTGGCGAAAGAAGGCATTCGAGTCGGTCGTGTGCATGGCGACTTGGCTCCGCGTGAACGCGTCAAAATGATGCGTCAAATCCGTGACCTGGAATATCAATACATCGTAGCGACAGATCTTGCTGCACGAGGCATTGATATCCAAGGAGTCAGCCACGTTATCAACTATGAATTGCCTGAAGACCTAGAATTCTTTATTCACCGTGTTGGTCGTACAGCTCGCGCAGGAATGAAGGGGCTAGCTATTACACTATTCAAGCCAGAAGAAGACGATGCCATTGTCCGTATTGAAAAAATGGGCATTCCTTTCCAGCAAAAGGATATCATTAAAGGCGAATTCGTTGATTTGAAAGAGCGTCATAGCCGGACGACGCGCACGAAAAAAGCAAACGAAATAGACGCTAAAGCGAAAACGATGGTTCACAAGCCGAAAAAGGTAAGACCTATGTACAAAAAGAAAATGAAGTGGAAAATGGATGAAATCAAAAAAGCGGAACGACGCAAAAATCGCAAATAGTAAGGAGATAGTTTCATGTTATTAGGATCTCACGTATCAATGAGCGGCAAAAAAATGCTGCTTGCAGCAAGTGAAGAAGCCGCTTCCTACGGAGCGTCGACTTTCATGATCTATACCGGTGCACCTCAGAACACGCGCCGTAAACCGATTGAAGAGCTAAATATTGAGGCGGGATTTGCCCATATGGCGGCCAATAATTTAACAAATATTGTCGTCCATGCACCGTATATCATCAATTTAGGCAATACCCAAAAGCCTGAAACCTTCGAACTGGGCGTTGAATTTCTTCAAAAAGAAATTGAGCGGACAGCTGCTCTTGGAGCGAGGCAAATCGTTTTGCATCCTGGCGCTCATGTTGGAGCCGGAACAGATGCTGGAATTGCTAAAATCATCGAAGGCTTGAACGAAGTCTTGACACAGGATTATCCGGTCAACATCGCACTTGAGACCATGGCCGGAAAAGGTACGGAATGTGGACGCAGTTTTGAAGAAATCGCCGCGATCATCAACGGCGTTACTCATAACAAGCGTTTGTCCGTTTGCTTTGACACGTGCCACACGCATGATGCAGGCTACAACATCAAAGAAGATTTCGATGGAGTACTAGAGGAGTTCGATCGTATTGTTGGCATAGATCGCCTGCAAGTGCTGCACATCAACGACAGCAAAAATGTTCGCGGGGCGGGCAAAGATCGCCACGAAAACATTGGCTTTGGTGAAATCGGTTTTGATGCTTTGAATGGGATCGTTCATCATCCGGATCTTATGCACGTACCGAAAATTCTCGAAACGCCTTATGTCGGACTAGATGCCAAAAACAAAAAACCGCCTTACGCATTTGAAATTGAAATGTTTAAAGCGGGGATCTTTTCTCCAGGTGCTATTGAAGAATTGAAATCTCCTTTATAAATTCAAAAAGCTAAAGCTGAAGACAAACCCGATTTTTACGGGACTGTCTTCAGCTTTTTATGATTTTCATTAGTCATAAAAAGGGAAGGTTCGGAGCAAATCAGCAAAGTCCTTTAAAGAAACGTCATAGTGAAAACATAAAAAAACACTCAGTCTTAAGCTACATGAACGTTATCCTATAGACTCCGAATTAGTGTGATTTCTGGTATATTACAAGCAGGATACTATCTAAAAGTAAGAGCATAATCTGTCGCAAAGTTATTTAAGCCCAATCTATTTACATTATCGATGAACTCTACTATACTTTTGTAATGTAAATCGTAATCATTATTAATTAGAAACGAGGCGACATAATGGTTACGCCATTAATTGACATTAAAGAAATTAGTTTTGAATATGAACAAACAAAAGCGCTCCATAACATTTCCATGAAAGTAGAGGAAGGTGATTTTCTGGCGATTTTGGGTCCGAACGGTTCCGGGAAATCAACTTTACTGAAAATTATGCTGGGGCTCATGAAGCCCAGCAAAGGAACAATAGAGCTTTTTGGTGTAGATGCGAAAAATTTTAAGAACCGTGAATGGATCGGCTATGTATCCCAAAAATCCAATTCATTTAATGTCGGCTTTCCAGCGACCGTAAAAGAAGTTGTAGCAGGTGGCCTAGCCAAGAAAACTGGATTGTTCCACCGTTTGCCAAAATCCACTCACCAACAAGTGACAGAAGCGCTAGAAGCGGTCGGCATGCAAGATTTTATTGGTCGAAGCGTCAGCGAGCTGTCAGGTGGTCAACAGCAGCGGATTTTCATCGCTCGAGCTTTGATAGCAAAGCCGAAGATCTTGATTCTTGATGAACCGACTGTCGGTATTGACCATCAGAATGTCCAAGCCTTTTATGACATGCTTGCTTTGCTGAATCGCGAAAAGAAAATCACGCTGGTTCTGGTGACGCATGATGTCGATACGGTAACAGACCGGATTACGCACGTAGCCTGTTTAAACCAGACCATTCATTTCCACGGATTTAAAGAACAGCTTCACACAATGAGCGATGAGCAGCGTGAAGCATGGTACGGTCATTCTGTCCGAAAAATTCACCATATCGGAGGAAGCCATGCATGATTCAAGCTATATTGTCTTATGAATTTTTACAGAACGCTTTTGCAGCCGGTTTGATCATTGGAGTCATCGCGCCTCTTCTCGGCGTGTTTATCGTTGTCCGCAGGCTCTCCTTGATTGCAGATGCTTTAAGCCATGTGACACTTGCAGGAATCGCGGGGAGCCTTTATTTGAGCCAGAGTGTCGCTTCATTGGCGCTGTTGAACCCTTTGTTTCTCGGAATTGCGGCGTCAGTTGCCGGTTCGGTGCTGATTGAACGCTTGAGAAGCCTATACAAGCATTACGAGGAATTGGCCATTCCGATCATTTTGTCGGCAGGTATCGGCTTTGGCGCTATTTTCATTTCCTTGGCGCAAGGCTTCTCCAATGACTTGTTCGGCTATTTGTTTGGATCGGTTTCTGCAGTCAGTAGGGAAGATTTGCTGATTGTTGCAGGAATCGCAATTGTTGTGCTGGCATTCATCTATTTCTTTTTCAAGGAATTATTTGTTCTGTCTTTTGATGACGAGTATGCCAGAGCTTCCGGGTTACCCGCTAAATGGATTCATTTCATGTTCATGATCGTCACGGCATTGGTCATTGCCGGATCTATGCGTATCGTTGGTATTTTGCTGGTGTCGTCATTGATGACGATTCCAGTTGCAACCGCTATGAGGGTAACGAAAAGCTTTAAGCAAACCATTGTTCTGTCCATCGTTTTTGGTGAAGTTTCCGTCATCACTGGCCTTGTTACTGCTTTTTATTTTGATTTGGCACCGGGTGGTACAATCGTAGTTACGTCCATTTTCCTGTTACTCTTGGTCATCTCTTATAAAAAGATCATGGTTTCACTTAAAAAAGGAGCGATCGCATGAATTTAACCAATGCATGGAATATCCTGAAAGACAAAGGTTATAAAGAAACTTCAAAACGCAATCAGATTTTGGAGTTGTTTTCCAATGACGACCGCTATTTGACGGCACGGGATTTACTAGATGTTATGCAGAAAGAATACCCTAGCATGAGCTATGACACGGTGTATCGGAATCTGGCGACTTTCGTATCTCTGGGTATTTTGGAGGAAACGGAATTGTCGGGTGAGCGCCATTTCCGTATGCAATGCGAAAGCGATCACCATCATCATCATTTCATTTGCATGGACTGCGGCAAAATAAAAGAAATTCCGGTCTGTCCCATGGATATGTTGGGAGCTGCTTTACCAGCATACGAGATCGCCAACCATAAATTCGAGATCTATGGAAAATGTCCAGAATGCAAATAAAAGCGAGAGTGGATTTTTCCACTCTCGCTTTTATGCGTTTTGAACGGTTATTTGCCGCTCAATGTCTTTTGGATGCTGAATTCATTCTTTACCCATTCGTTCGCTTCTAGCCAATCATAGACTCGGATGACTTTGTTGGGAATCGGCTGACGATTGTAAGGGGTATCGAACAGTAAAACAGGTATGTCCAACTCTTCAGCAATTTCCACGGCATTATCGTGTTTATCTTCGAAGAACAGATGGACATTATGGCGCTTCGCTGTTTCGATTTTCTTGTGCGAACCGATCAGTTCGATGTGGTCATAGGCGATGGCATGTTCCGCAAACCAATCAAATGTGACGTCACGGACATTATCGCCTCTAGCGGAAATGTAATACAGTTCGTATTGGTCTTTCCAGTTGTTCAAGATCTTCTTAGCATTTTCAGAAACAGGAGAAGCCGCATAAATCCGCGGCTCGGAATCCCGGAACCAGGAATAAAATTCACTCTGCGTCAAATGGGGAAGAGCAGCAGTTAAATCGTATTCCTTAATATCATCTAGTGTCAATTCGCTGTTGAATTTTTCATTAATGTGAGGAATCAGTGATGTCGGAGAAGTCACTGTTCCATCGATATCTATTCCAAAACGGTATCTCATCTGTTCACAACCTTAGGCTTGTAGTTCTTCTAGTTCTTTTTTCTCTGCAGCTTGTTTGGCGAAATAGGCCTCAGCTAATTTGTCGATTTCGATTTTCAATTCTTCGACCATTGTCGCTTCAGGAACTTTACGGACAGTTTTGCCATTCATAAACAGCAATCCTTCTCCTCGAGCACCGGCAATGCCGATATCTGCTTCACGCGCTTCACCGGGACCGTTTACCGCACAACCCAAAACGGCTACTTTTAATGGCGCTTTGATGTGGGAAATGTATTCTTCCACTTCATTAGCAATGGAAATCAAGTCAATTTCAATGCGTCCGCACGTCGGGCATGAAATCAACGTTGCAGCGTTTGAAGAAAGACCGAATATCTTCAGCATTTCACGGGCCACTTTAACTTCCTCAACAGGATCCGCACTCAACGATACACGCAGCGTGTTGCCGATGCCTTTAGCGAATAATGCGCCAAGGCCAGCAGCACTTTTCACAGTACCTGAGAACAACGTACCGGATTCTGTGATCCCTAAATGCAGTGGATAGTCGAATGCTTTAGAAGCCAGTTCATAAGCTTCGACGGCCAGGCTGACATCCGATGCTTTCAATGAAACAATGATGTCGTGGAAATCAAGGTCTTCCAGGATTTTAATGTGATGAAGAGCACTTTCGACCATGCCTTCAGCCGTTGGATAGCCATATTTTTCAAGGATTTTACGTTCCAATGAACCGGCGTTGACACCGATGCGAATCGGGATGCCTTTAGCTTTTGCAGCATTGACAACAGCTTCCACTTTTTCGCGGCGTCCGATGTTGCCGGGGTTGATACGGATTTTATCTGCACCCTGTTCAATGGCTATCAAGGCCAATTTATAATCAAAATGAATATCCACTACTAATGGTATATGGATGCGTTCTTTGATGGCGCCAATCGAATAAGCTGCGCGTTCGTCAGGACAGGCTACACGGACGATTTGGCAACCCGCTTCTTCCAACCGTAAAATTTCAGCAACCGTCGCTTCCACATCGTGGGTTTTGGTGGTTGCCATACTTTGTATAAATAATTCATTACTGCCGCCAATCGTCAAATCTCCGACTTTTACGGGGCGTGTGTTTGAACGGTGTGTCATTTCGCTCATGAAAAAACCTCTCCTTTTTAATGATGGCCAGTTCTATCGGCTCACCTATCTTTGTCCAACAATTCCCGGGTCTTCCGAAAGTTGTCGGTTCAATTCCATTACCTATAGCTATTTTAGCAGTGTAGCGCTCGAAAAGACAAGAAAGACGGCTGATTACTGGCTTTCTTTACATTAAATTTACCTTAGGATTATTTCTTTTGCAGTGGTGGTTTTTTGGGATAATAGCCGATCGCCAAATACAAATAGAGGAGAGTCAACAGGCTGGTGGCTAATGAGACGCTGAAGCCCAAGTTAAAGAAACTTAAAACAAATGTCAGTAATGTCGGAACTGTGACACTGAGAGAAGTGGTTCTCCACAAATGGCGATATTCACCTCGGCGCTTTCTGGCGTTCAAGATTACTAAGGCGATCAGGGCAAACAAACTGATTTTGATAAAATGATAAAGCGTAGTGAAAACAAACAAAAAAACCAAAGCGAACGGATACAGCAGCCATTCAATTTCCTCCATAAATTCTACGAGTCCAGCCATACTGCTGGTGGCATCACCTAAACCGAAAATCCATTCGATAAAAGAGACAATTGTCAAAAGACCTACAAAGACAAAGATAAACTGCATGATCTTGCCGATTGTCATAATACGGACGGCTGCCTGTCTTTTAGGTTCCATTAAACTCGCTTTGAATAATTGGTATATATTCACGTTCATCTTCCTTTCATCTATATAATAATCGTACCACGCCGGCAGAAGAAAAAAACGGCGCTTTGTTACGGGAATGTAAATTTTCAATAAAGGTGTTTACAAAATCTTAGTAAACTATTCATAATAGGTTAGGTGCGAATATGAAAATTTAGGAGTTGAATAAGTATCGTGGAAATGAACTGGCAAGAAATCCTCTTTTCCTTTTTCGGCGGATTAGGGATTTTCCTATTTTCAATTAAGTTTATGGGTGATGCTTTGCAGAAAGCTGCAGGCGACAAACTTCGAGACATTCTGGACCGTTTTACAACCAACCCATTCATGGGTGTTCTGGTCGGGATTATCGTTACCATCTTAATTCAATCGAGTTCAGGTACTACCGTTATTGTAGTTGGTTTGGTAAGTGCCGGATTTATGACATTGAGACAGGCAATTGGTGTCATTATGGGTGCTAACATCGGAACCACGGTCACAGCCTTTATCATCGGGCTGGATGTAGGAGCTTACGCTTTACCGATTATGGCAGTCGGGGCCGCAATGATTTTCTTTATCAAGAAAAATCAGATACAAAACATCGGACAGGTTATTTTCGGCTTCGGTGGTCTCTTCTACGGAATGGAATTGATGAGCGGCGGCATGAAGCCGCTGCGCGAATTGCCAGCCTTTATCGACATGACGGTAAGCTTGAGTGAGTTTCCGATTCTTGGAGTTGTCGTCGGAACGGTCTTTACGTTGATTGTTCAGAGTTCTAGTGGAACGGTGGCGATTCTGCAAGGGCTTTACGCTGAGAATATCCTCACACTGGGTGCCTCATTGCCGGTACTCTTCGGTGACAACATCGGTACGACTATCACAGCTGTTCTTGCAGCATTGGGTACTTCGATTGCAGCGCGCCGTGCAGCAGCAGTCCATGTACTATTCAATATTGTCGGTTCGGTACTCTTTTTGATTTTGCTAATTCCTTTTACTGCGTACGTGGAGTGGATTTCGGGTGTACTGGCATTGGAACCGAAAATGCAGATTGCCTTTGCCCACGGTTCATTTAACGTAGCGAACACAATTATTCAATTTCCATTAATAGGTGCTTGGGCTTATCTAGTGACGAAAGCCATTCCAGGTGAAGAAGTTTTGGTCGAATTTAAACCAAAGCATCTGGATATCCACTTTATCGAACAATCACCTTCGATTGCGCTGGGGCAGGCAAAAGAAGAAATTTTGCGCATGGGCGAATATTCAGTCCAGGGGCTGCAGGAAACCTATGCATATTTGATGACGAAGAGCAAAAAGAATGCAGAAATGGGTTACCAGCTGGAAGATGCCATCAATAATCTAGACAGCAAAATCACCGATTATCTGGTTTTGATTTCAGCAGAATCCATTTCAGCAGCGGATTCGACACGCCATACGATGCTGATGGAAACAGTCCGGGATATTGAACGGATTGGAGACCATTTCGAAAACATCATTGAGCTGGTCGATTACCAGGAAAACAATAAGGTGAAAATCACGGAAGATGCAATGGAAGATTTAACGGAAATGTTTACCTTAACCATTGCAACGGTCCAAAAAGCGCTTAACGCGTTGAATACGACCAGCCATGAATTGGCTCGTGAAGTAGCCGAACAAGAAGATCTGATCGACAAGATGGAACGCAAATTCCGCAAAAAGCACATCTTGCGCTTGAATGAGGGTATCTGTACGGGACAAGCCGGAATCGTTTTTGTCGATATCGTCAGCAACCTGGAACGTATCGGAGACCACTCAGTAAATATTGCAGAAGCAATTCTAGGAAACCGCGCTTGATAAAAGAAAAGCGGAAGCGCCTGTACAGAACCGACAGGCTTAAGACAGGTTACCGAAGCGGCGTTTTGTGCCGCACAGGTAAGCGGACTTAAGACCCCGAGGTTCTAGGCGCTGCAGCTGGCCACAGAGTGACTAATGATCCGAAAAGTTGTACGCTGTGCAGTAAACGAAAAACACAAATAAAGCTCTCTTTCCTCCCGCTTTACATTTTAAAAAATGTAAGGCACGATGGAAGAGAGCTTTACTTATAGGGAGGGGTACAGATGGAAATTATCGGCTGGATTGTTATCCTGCTTTGCTTCGTTATCGGTTTTATCGGTTTGGTTTACCCAATTATTCCCGCAGTCTTGTTTGTTTTCGGCGGCTTTATTATGTATGGGTTGTTTTTCAGTTTCAGCGATCTGCCTTGGTGGTTCTGGGCGATTCAAAGCCTGTTCGTCATTTTGTTATTTGGCGCAGATGCCATTGCTAATGCCTTCGGCGTCAAAAAATTCGGCGGCTCTCGAGCCGGACTTTGGGGCAGTACAGTCGGCCTGATCATCGGTCCTTTTGTTATACCGATCATCGGCATTTTAATCGGTCCCTTCCTTGGCGCAATCATTGCGGAGATTCTTTTTAATAAATCGTCACTGAAAAAGTCAGTCATGTCAGGAATTGGTTCAGTTGTCGGGTTTATCACTTCTGTCTTTACGAAAGGAATTATTCAAGTTGTTATGGTTGCCATTTTCTTCTTTACGATCTAAATTTGTGCAGTTCCAGAGTTCCACGTGCTGTTAAATCAGGATAAATCAGTCAAAGGTCTGAATAACAAGATTTACCGTGCGTTATGTTTGTGTAGGTGTGAAAATTTTGATAGGCTAAGAAGGTAGACCAATAGACTCAAGGAGGAATTTGATCATGGCATATGAATTACCGGAATTACCTTACGCGTATGACGCACTTGAACCGCATATCGACAAGGAAACGATGAATATTCACCACACAAAACACCATAACACGTACATCACGAACGTAAATGCGGCTTTAGAAGGCCACGATGATCTTGCTTCAAAATCAGTAGAAGAATTGATTGCTGATTTGGATGCAGTTCCTGAATCTGCGCGTACTGCAGTCCGCAACAACGGCGGAGGACACGCTAACCATTCGTTATTCTGGAAGCTTTTATCTCCAAGCGGTGGGGGCAACCCGACAGGCGCTTTAGGCGAAGCTATCAACAGCAAGTTCGGAAGCTTTGACGAATTCAAAGAGAAATTCGCTGCTGCCGGCAAAACTCGTTTTGGTTCAGGCTGGGCTTGGCTTGTTCTTTCAAACGGAGAACTAGAAATTACTTCAACTCCTAACCAAGACTCTCCATTGATGGAAGGTAAGACACCTTTACTTGGACTTGATGTATGGGAGCACGCCTACTACTTGAAATACCAAAACAAACGCCCAGATTACATTAATGCATTCTGGAACGTAGTGAATTGGGAAGAAGCTTCTAATCGTTACGAAACAGCAAAATAATTGTCAATAATTGAAACCTTACACACACTTTTTCGTCCGAAAAAGTGTGTGTGTTTTTTTATGTGATGATATACTGTTAAGTGGATATTTTTACGAAAGGAGCAAACTTCTCATGAAACCACCTCAAAAAAGACGCGTTTCACTTGCGAGAGTAAAACTGCAGTCCAACACTGTCTTTCGGATGAATATCCTCTTTTTTACTATTTTCCTCTTGTTTTCTGTGCTAATTCTCCGTTTAGGGTTTCTTCAAATCGTTAAAGGCGAAGACTATGCGCGTGCCATTGCCAGAACGGAAGAAGTCCCCGTCAACACCAGTGTGCCAAGAGGCCGCATCTTCGACAGTGCAGGCCGCATTCAAGTCGACAATACACCGGTCAATGCGATTACCTATACGGCGATGCAAACAACCAAAAGAGAAGAAATGATGACTGTAGCAAAGGAATTGGCCAAACTGATCGAAAAAGATGATGACAAAGTGACGCTTCGGGATAAACAGGATTTTTATATACAATTAAATACTGAAAGTGCAAGTAAAAAAGTGACAGATGATGAAAAAACCGCAATTGCCGCTGAAGCTATTACAGAAAAAGAAAAGCAGCGCAAACTGGACGCACTGGTCAGAGAGAAAATCACGGAAGAAGAGCTAGCTAGTTTAAGCGCTGAAGATCTAGAAATACTGGCTATTTACCGCGAAATGACTTCCGGTTATGCATTGGCTCCTCAGATGATTAAAAACGAAGATGTTACAGCTGAAGAGTTTGCTCGCGTTTCAGAACGCCTGACCGACCCGAACCTCAAAGGCGTCAACACGATGACGGACTGGAAACGGGTCAAATCGAGCGACTTGACGATACTCGGAAGCACGACAACTCCGGAAACTGGAATACCTGCCAATAAACTTGACTATTACTTGGCTCGTGATTATTCACGGAATGACCGTGTCGGCACCAGCTTTTTGGAGCAGCAGTATGAAGAAGTGCTGCAGGGACAAAAGTCGGTCGTCAAAAACGTCACGGATGGCAGAGGCAGCGTCATCGAAACCATTCCTGTAGATGAAGGAGAAGCCGGCAAAGACCTGGTTCTTTCAATCGATAGCGAATTGCAGAGTGAACTGGAAAAAATTGTGGAAGATAAATTGTTGCAACTAAAAGCTGGACCGAGCTCGAAATTGGTAAAAGATGCCTACTTGGTCATGATGGATCCCCAGACAGGAGAAGTCCTTTCTATGGTAGGCAAGCGTCTTGGTAAAGATGAAGACGGCAAGCAAGTCATCAATGACTATGCTTTCGGCACATTCACAGCTTCTCATGAAATGGGGTCGACCGTTAAAGGTGCGACACTGCTGACCGGCTATACCGAAGGCGCAGTAGAGTTGGGTGAAGTCCAAATAGACGAACCCTTAAAGTTTGCCGGAACATCCCAAAAGAATTCCATTTTTAATACGCAATTATTCAACCGTATTCCGATGACGGATTTAATGGCCATCGAACGCTCTTCCAATGTCTACATGTTTAAAATTGCCATGAAGATCGCAGGAGCGGAATATCAATATAACCGGGGTCTTTATGTGGCACCGGAAAGTTTCGCCACAATGCGCAATTCATTTGCGCAATTCGGACTTGGCGTCAAAACAGGCATCGACTTGCCGAACGAAGCAACAGGTTATATGGGCGGCACCACTCCTGGTTCCATGCTGCTCGATTTGGCAATTGGGCAGTTTGATACGTATACGCCGCTTCAACTGGCTCAGTATATCTCGACGATTGCCAATGATGGATACCGGATGGAGCCGCATGTCGTCAAAGAAATTCGAGCAGCTTCTAGAGACGGGGAGACGCTTGGTCCGATTGAAACAATTGTAGAGCCCGAAATCCTGAATCGCATCAATAATACACAGGAAGAAATCGATCAGGTTCAGACGGGAATGCGCAATGTGTATATTGGAAATTCTGGATCAGCGCGTGGCCAATTCAGTGATGCACCTTATACAGCAGCCGGAAAAACCGGGACAGCTGAAGTGTATTTCTTTGAAAAAGACCATGAAATGAACGGGCAATATGCCATCAACATCGCGCATGTCGGCTACGCACCGTATGACAACCCGGAAATTGCTTATGCTGTGGTGATTCCGTATGTCACAACTGATCCGGAAAACGTTCCGAGAGCCAACAACGAAATCGCCCGCGCGGCGGCTGATAAATACTTCGAGTTGAAAAACAAAGAAGCACAATCAGCTTCTAATTTAATAAAAGCACCTTACAGCAATTCAGTAGTGATAGAAGGCGAATAAAACTAAGCTCCAAGGAAGTTCTCTTTACGAGAAATCTCCTTTGGAGCTTTTTTTATGAGGAATAGGCTATTTACAATTTCTTAACATTGTCTTTATATGTCCTCAACAAACACTCTTTATAGTTGAAAAGGTAAACAAACATAAACTTTAGGGGGAAACAACGCAATGAGAAATTGGAAATTTGCAATGGCATCTACTATTCTTGGTTCGGCTTTAATTCTTGGTGCATGTGGCGGCACAGAAGAGTCAGGCGATACTGGTTCAGAAACAGAAGAAACAGGTTCAGATACGGCTGGAGAAGAAGAAGCAGTTGTTGAAGGATCTGTAATAGGTGACGGATCTTCTACCGTAGCACCGATCCTAGAAGGCATCGTTGAAGAATATGCCGGAGCTCAGCCGGATGTTCAAGTTACAGTAGGTGTTTCAGGCACGGGTGGCGGATTTGAAAAGTTCATCCAAGGCGAAACAGATTTCTCTAACGCTTCACGTCCTATAAAAGAAGAAGAAGCCGCCGCGCTTGAAGAAGCCGGAATCGAGTATACAGAATTCCTATTGGCTTATGATGGCCTGTCAGTAGTAGTCAACCAGGAAAACGACTTTGTAGATAATCTTACAGTCGAACAACTGAAGAAACTATGGGTGGAAGATGGTACAACGAAAATGTGGTCGGACATCGATCCTGAATGGCCTGATGAAGAAATTGTCTTCTATGCACCAGGAACTGCTTCAGGAACTTACGATTACTTTAACGAAGTGATTCTTGAAGAAGAAGATATTGTCAGCTCGGCGACTCTTTCAGAAGATGACAATACTTTGGTGCAGGGAATCCAGGGCAGCCCGAACTCAATCGGATTCTTCGGTTACGCGTACTATATAGCAAACCAGGATACATTAAAATTAGTTCCAATCGAAGGAATTGAGCCGA
This window harbors:
- a CDS encoding DUF1189 family protein; its protein translation is MNVNIYQLFKASLMEPKRQAAVRIMTIGKIMQFIFVFVGLLTIVSFIEWIFGLGDATSSMAGLVEFMEEIEWLLYPFALVFLFVFTTLYHFIKISLFALIALVILNARKRRGEYRHLWRTTSLSVTVPTLLTFVLSFFNLGFSVSLATSLLTLLYLYLAIGYYPKKPPLQKK
- a CDS encoding deoxyribonuclease IV: MLLGSHVSMSGKKMLLAASEEAASYGASTFMIYTGAPQNTRRKPIEELNIEAGFAHMAANNLTNIVVHAPYIINLGNTQKPETFELGVEFLQKEIERTAALGARQIVLHPGAHVGAGTDAGIAKIIEGLNEVLTQDYPVNIALETMAGKGTECGRSFEEIAAIINGVTHNKRLSVCFDTCHTHDAGYNIKEDFDGVLEEFDRIVGIDRLQVLHINDSKNVRGAGKDRHENIGFGEIGFDALNGIVHHPDLMHVPKILETPYVGLDAKNKKPPYAFEIEMFKAGIFSPGAIEELKSPL
- the ispG gene encoding flavodoxin-dependent (E)-4-hydroxy-3-methylbut-2-enyl-diphosphate synthase, coding for MSEMTHRSNTRPVKVGDLTIGGSNELFIQSMATTKTHDVEATVAEILRLEEAGCQIVRVACPDERAAYSIGAIKERIHIPLVVDIHFDYKLALIAIEQGADKIRINPGNIGRREKVEAVVNAAKAKGIPIRIGVNAGSLERKILEKYGYPTAEGMVESALHHIKILEDLDFHDIIVSLKASDVSLAVEAYELASKAFDYPLHLGITESGTLFSGTVKSAAGLGALFAKGIGNTLRVSLSADPVEEVKVAREMLKIFGLSSNAATLISCPTCGRIEIDLISIANEVEEYISHIKAPLKVAVLGCAVNGPGEAREADIGIAGARGEGLLFMNGKTVRKVPEATMVEELKIEIDKLAEAYFAKQAAEKKELEELQA
- a CDS encoding metal ABC transporter ATP-binding protein translates to MVTPLIDIKEISFEYEQTKALHNISMKVEEGDFLAILGPNGSGKSTLLKIMLGLMKPSKGTIELFGVDAKNFKNREWIGYVSQKSNSFNVGFPATVKEVVAGGLAKKTGLFHRLPKSTHQQVTEALEAVGMQDFIGRSVSELSGGQQQRIFIARALIAKPKILILDEPTVGIDHQNVQAFYDMLALLNREKKITLVLVTHDVDTVTDRITHVACLNQTIHFHGFKEQLHTMSDEQREAWYGHSVRKIHHIGGSHA
- a CDS encoding Fur family transcriptional regulator, with the protein product MNLTNAWNILKDKGYKETSKRNQILELFSNDDRYLTARDLLDVMQKEYPSMSYDTVYRNLATFVSLGILEETELSGERHFRMQCESDHHHHHFICMDCGKIKEIPVCPMDMLGAALPAYEIANHKFEIYGKCPECK
- a CDS encoding metal ABC transporter permease, whose product is MIQAILSYEFLQNAFAAGLIIGVIAPLLGVFIVVRRLSLIADALSHVTLAGIAGSLYLSQSVASLALLNPLFLGIAASVAGSVLIERLRSLYKHYEELAIPIILSAGIGFGAIFISLAQGFSNDLFGYLFGSVSAVSREDLLIVAGIAIVVLAFIYFFFKELFVLSFDDEYARASGLPAKWIHFMFMIVTALVIAGSMRIVGILLVSSLMTIPVATAMRVTKSFKQTIVLSIVFGEVSVITGLVTAFYFDLAPGGTIVVTSIFLLLLVISYKKIMVSLKKGAIA
- a CDS encoding DEAD/DEAH box helicase; the encoded protein is MTKFNEYPFKPFLLEAVEKLGFIEPTPIQKEMMPHILKGSSAIGQSHTGTGKTHSFIIPIVERIDVSKQEVQAVIAAPTRELGTQIYNELQKLVVGSGIEVKSFIGGTDKQRSINKLKTQPHIVIGTPGRLRDLVKENALLVHTGKILVVDEADLAFDLGFIEEIDQVAGKMQDKLEMYVFSATIPEKLKPFLKKYMESPVHVKIGDKRPTADGLDFYLVPVRSKKKMERLQDVMKVINPYLAIIFVNTRTNADYVADQLAKEGIRVGRVHGDLAPRERVKMMRQIRDLEYQYIVATDLAARGIDIQGVSHVINYELPEDLEFFIHRVGRTARAGMKGLAITLFKPEEDDAIVRIEKMGIPFQQKDIIKGEFVDLKERHSRTTRTKKANEIDAKAKTMVHKPKKVRPMYKKKMKWKMDEIKKAERRKNRK